The window GCCATGATCCTGCCCTCGGTGGCGCTGTCGGCTCAGTCCATCTCCATGATCACCCGCATGACCCGTTCCTCGATGCTGGAGGTGGTCCGCGCCGACTACATCCGGACCGCCCGGGCAAAAGGGCAGAAGGAATCCGTCGTCATCTGGGTGCACGCGCTCTACAACGCCCTTATCCCCGTGGTGACCCTCTGCGGTTTGCAGTTCGGGCACCTTCTGGCCGGGGCGATCCTCACGGAATCCATCTTCGCCATTCCCGGGGTGGGCCGCCTGATGGTGGAGTCCATCAAGATGCGGGACTATCCCATGGTGCAGGGCGGAGTTCTCTTTGTGGCCGTGGCTTTCAGCGTGGTCAACCTCCTGGTGGATCTGCTGTACGCTTACATCGATCCGCGCATCAAGGCGCAGTATCGGTAAGGGAGGATGAGAGAAGATGAGTAACGCAACGGATCTTTACCTCGCGGAAAACGCCGCCGGCGTGACGAAACGAAAGAAACGGGGAGCGCTGGGGGAGGTGCTGTTCCGCCTTCGGAAAAGCCCCCTGGCCATGTTCGGCCTTGCCATCATTCTGCTTTTGATCTTCGTGGCCCTTTTTGCCGACTTTCTCGCCCCCTACGGCTACTCCAAGCAGAACCTCATGCACACCTTCGAGACGCCCTCGAAGCAGTTTCTGCTGGGGACGGACGAGTTTGGACGGGACATTCTCAGCCGCCTGATCTACGGGGCCAGGGTTTCCCTGCAGGTGGGCTTCATCGCCGTGGGCATCGCCCTCGTGGTGGGGGGAATGCTTGGAGCCGTGGCGGGGTACTACGGAGGCTGGATCGACAACGGGATCATGCGCGTCATGGACGTGCTGCTTTCCGTTCCCCAGACCCTTCTGGCCATCGCCATCGCGGCTTCGCTGGGGCCGGGGCTTTTCAACCTGATGATCGCCGTGGGCATCGCGGCCGTCCCCAACTACGCCCGAATCGTCCGGGGATCGGTGCTTTCCATTCGGGAGATGGAGTTTGTGGAGGCCGCCCGGGCTGTGGGCAGCTCCGACCTGCGAATCATTCTCAAGCACATCGTTCCGAACAGCATGGCCCCGATCATCGTCCAGTCCACGCTGGGGGTGGCCTCCGCCATTCTGAACGCGGCGGGGCTTTCCTTCATCGGGCTGGGGATTCAGCCGCCCTATCCGGAGTGGGGAGCCATGCTTTCGGGCGGACGTCAGTACATTCGAGATTTTCCGCATCTGACGCTCTATCCCGGTCTTGCCATCATGTTTACCATTCTGGCGCTGAACTTCCTTGGAGATGGGCTCAGAGACGCGCTGGATCCCAAACTGAAGCGGTAGCGTCGGAGGAGGAAGGATAAATGAGCGACATAACGCACGAAAAGGGCCTGCTGCTGGAGATCAAAGACCTGACGATCCAGTACGTGACGGACAGCGGCACGGTGCACGCCGTGGAAAACCTGAACCTGGAGCTGGGACGGGGCGAAACTCTGGGCTTCGTCGGCGAGACCGGCGCGGGCAAGACGACAACGGCTCTGGGGATCATGAGGCTGATTCCCTCGCCTCCCGGGGTGATCCGGTCCGGGGAAATACTCTTTGAGGGGGAGGACCTGCTGAAGAAGAGCGAGGCGGAGATGCGCGCCATTCGCGGCGGACGCATAGCCATGATCTTTCAGGACCCCATGACCAGCCTTAATCCGGTGATGACCGTGGATAAGCAGATCGCGGAGATGATCCGGCTCCACCGGAACGTCAACGAGGCGGAGTCCCTGAAGCTGGCCGGCGACATGCTGGAGGTGGTGGGGATCCGGCGGGAGCGCATGCACGACTATCCCCACCAGTTCAGCGGTGGAATGAAGCAGAGGGTGGTTATCGCCATCGCCCTGGCCTGCGACCCCGGGCTGCTGATTGCGGACGAGCCCACCACGGCGCTTGACGTGACGATTCAGGCGCAGGTGCTGGAGCTGATGAAACGGCTGAAACAGCAGTTCGACGCGTCGATGCTTCTGATCACCCACGATCTGGGAATTGTGGCGGACATCTGCGACCAGGTGGCGATCATGTACGCGGGGCGGGTGGTGGAGTACGCCGACAAGCGCACGCTGTTCACCAATCCGGTGCATCCCTACACCATCGGTCTGTTCAACTCCGTGCCGGATCTGGACGAGGACAGGGAGGAGCTGGCGGTGATCCCCGGCCTGATGCCGGACCCCATGGACCTTCCCACGGGCTGCACGTTCCACCCCCGGTGTTCCCACGCGACGGAGGACTGCTCGAAGAAGAAGCCGGACATGGTAAAAATCGGACAGGGACATTACGTGGCCTGCCCGGTCCGGGCGGGAGGTGAGAGGAAATGAAGGAAGCGCCCTACATTCGGGTGAACAACCTGAAAAAATATTTCCCCACGAAGCGGGGGCTGCTGCACGCGGTGGACGACGTGAGCTTCACCATCCAGAAGGGAGAGACCCTGGGTCTGGTGGGAGAGTCGGGCTGCGGCAAGTCCACTCTGGGACGGTGTCTCATCCGTCTTTTGGAGAGCACGGCGGGAAGCGTGGTTCTCCACGACGAAAAGACGAACGCGGACGTGGACGTAACGAAGGTCAGCGCTCACGTGATGAAGGACCTGCGGAAAAAGGTGCAGATCGTGTTTCAGGACCCCTATTCCTGCCTGAATCCGCGCCTTTCGGTGTGGGAGCTCATAGCGGAGCCCCTGATCGTGAACGGGGTGTTCAGCGACAAAACCGCCATGCGCGCCAGAGTTCGGGAGCTGATGACCACGGTGGGACTGGCGGAGCGTCTGGAAAACAGCTACCCCCACGAGCTGGACGGAGGGCGGCGGCAGCGTATTGGCATCGCCCGCTCTCTCGCGCTGAGCCCGGAGTTCATCGTGCTGGACGAGCCGGTGTCGGCGCTGGACGTCTGCATTCAGGCGCAGATTCTGAACCTGCTGAACGAGCTTCAGAAGGAATTTCACTACACCTACGTGTTTATCTCCCACAATCTGAGTGTGGTAAAGCACGTCTCGGACCGGATCGCCGTGATGTATCTGGGAAAAATTGTTGAGCTGACGAACTATAAGGAGCTTTTTGTGAAACCGCTCCACCCCTACACTCAGGCGCTGCTGTCGGCGATTCCCGTGGCGAAACTGGACGTGAAGCAGGACCGGATCATTCTGGAGGGCGACGTCCCCAGCCCCATCGAGCCGCCGGAATGCTGCCGTTTCGCGGGCCGCTGCCGTTATCGTCAGGAGGTCTGCTCAAAGGAGACTCCGGACCTGAAGGAAGTCTCCCCGGACCATTTCGTGGCCTGCCACTTCACAAACGCCCTGAAGCCCACGAACGCCTGACCCTTTTGATTTGAACTTCTAATTTGAAACTGAAGATTTAAATCTGAAATCAAAATCCTCATTATTACATTTCAAGTGCCCCCCGGTTCCTCGCCGGGGGGGATTTTTTTAGTGCCCGATCGATGCCGATAAAGTCAGCGTTTTCCCGGGAGAGCGGGCTTTTTGGGAGCCGCGTTCCGTTGATTTTGAGTCTCCCGCAGCCTGAAGCGGGACAGAGCTTCGCCCAAGGACTGGGCGTGTCCGGTCATGATTTCCGCCTGTCCCGAGATGACCTGAGCGGTTTTTGCTGTGGCCTCGGTTTGTTTTTGCATTTCGTTCATCGTTTCATTTATTTCGACGGTGGATTTTGTGGCTTTGTCAATGGCATGAGCCACTTCTTTGCTGGAAGCGGCCTGCTCCTCCGCCACTGCCGCGATGTTCTGGATCGAATCATTGGCCTTGCGGATTTCGTTCATGGCCTGGCTCAGCTCGTTCTGGGCCGCGGTCGCCTGAACCAGAGTTTCGCTGAGAGCGTGACCGGCCTGAGTCGTCGCCTTTATGCTTTCCTGCGCCTGTGTTTGCAGGTCAACGATGATCCTGTTCACGTTTTGCGCGGCCTTCGCGGATTCTTCCGCAAGTTTGCGCACCTCTTCCGCCACCACCGCGAACCCGCGCCCCACGTCGCCGGCCCGGGCCGCCTCAATGGCCGCGTTGAGCGCCAGCAGGTTGGTTTGATCGGCAATGCCTGTAATGACCGTCACGAACCCGCTGACGTTTTCGATGGAATCGACCAGCTGCCGTGTTTTGTCCTCGCTGTCCTTCGCGTTTTTATCCACATTTTTCATCCCGTCGATCACGGTGTTGACCATCTCCGTCGCTTTTATCGCGGCATCGGTGGTACGGGCAATGGAGGACGCGGTATCCG of the Synergistaceae bacterium genome contains:
- a CDS encoding ABC transporter permease, which codes for MSNATDLYLAENAAGVTKRKKRGALGEVLFRLRKSPLAMFGLAIILLLIFVALFADFLAPYGYSKQNLMHTFETPSKQFLLGTDEFGRDILSRLIYGARVSLQVGFIAVGIALVVGGMLGAVAGYYGGWIDNGIMRVMDVLLSVPQTLLAIAIAASLGPGLFNLMIAVGIAAVPNYARIVRGSVLSIREMEFVEAARAVGSSDLRIILKHIVPNSMAPIIVQSTLGVASAILNAAGLSFIGLGIQPPYPEWGAMLSGGRQYIRDFPHLTLYPGLAIMFTILALNFLGDGLRDALDPKLKR
- a CDS encoding ABC transporter ATP-binding protein, which encodes MSDITHEKGLLLEIKDLTIQYVTDSGTVHAVENLNLELGRGETLGFVGETGAGKTTTALGIMRLIPSPPGVIRSGEILFEGEDLLKKSEAEMRAIRGGRIAMIFQDPMTSLNPVMTVDKQIAEMIRLHRNVNEAESLKLAGDMLEVVGIRRERMHDYPHQFSGGMKQRVVIAIALACDPGLLIADEPTTALDVTIQAQVLELMKRLKQQFDASMLLITHDLGIVADICDQVAIMYAGRVVEYADKRTLFTNPVHPYTIGLFNSVPDLDEDREELAVIPGLMPDPMDLPTGCTFHPRCSHATEDCSKKKPDMVKIGQGHYVACPVRAGGERK
- a CDS encoding ATP-binding cassette domain-containing protein, with protein sequence MKEAPYIRVNNLKKYFPTKRGLLHAVDDVSFTIQKGETLGLVGESGCGKSTLGRCLIRLLESTAGSVVLHDEKTNADVDVTKVSAHVMKDLRKKVQIVFQDPYSCLNPRLSVWELIAEPLIVNGVFSDKTAMRARVRELMTTVGLAERLENSYPHELDGGRRQRIGIARSLALSPEFIVLDEPVSALDVCIQAQILNLLNELQKEFHYTYVFISHNLSVVKHVSDRIAVMYLGKIVELTNYKELFVKPLHPYTQALLSAIPVAKLDVKQDRIILEGDVPSPIEPPECCRFAGRCRYRQEVCSKETPDLKEVSPDHFVACHFTNALKPTNA